A genome region from Coffea arabica cultivar ET-39 chromosome 7e, Coffea Arabica ET-39 HiFi, whole genome shotgun sequence includes the following:
- the LOC113701159 gene encoding U-box domain-containing protein 26-like isoform X1: MAIPPLFKCPISLDLFTDPVTLCTGQTYDRSSIEKWLAAGNLTCPVTMQKLDDLSMVPNHTLRHLIDQWLQEDSQFCLDYCEMINHVDCISVLKHRLDSEDSTLEEKLEIVEKVYILSEELPLQNTCLIQLDFFPLLLEKIFRKVNGSCSEDDLRFSERALACALKLLPFSDLTSLNMLKEEPVLDCFLSLFYRGNVNIKRYLCHIVEVISSSMETQQVSIMLGKSTKLQQELLNLLAETSEASEAGIKAISALSCLETTRENLVREGAVERLIAYILESEKYQRKLAPTAIATIERLLVVESAKEVVISNPSCVRALVKMVFRVSDHQGSESAVNSLLALCCDSNHAREEAISAGVLTQLLLLLQSQCSGRTKAKARMLLKLLNSTWVEQPKEAASP; the protein is encoded by the coding sequence ATGGCTATTCCACCTTTGTTCAAGTGTCCTATCAGTCTAGATTTGTTCACAGATCCAGTAACTCTTTGCACAGGACAAACTTATGATCGATCCAGCATAGAAAAATGGCTTGCTGCTGGAAATCTAACGTGTCCTGTCACAATGCAGAAGCTTGATGATCTTTCCATGGTTCCCAACCACACCCTTCGCCATCTGATAGATCAATGGCTTCAAGAGGATAGCCAATTTTGTCTTGATTACTGCGAAATGATCAATCACGTCGATTGCATTTCTGTACTCAAGCACAGACTTGATTCAGAGGATTCCACATTGGAAGAAAAGCTTGAAATAGTTGAAAAAGTTTACATATTATCTGAAGAGCTTCCTTTGCAGAATACTTGCTTGATCCAACTAGACTTCTTTCCCTTACTgctagaaaaaattttcagaaaggTCAATGGTTCTTGTTCTGAAGATGATTTGAGGTTTTCCGAACGAGCATTGGCTTGTGCCTTGAAGTTGTTACCATTTAGCGATCTCACATCATTAAACATGCTTAAAGAAGAACCAGTCCTTGACTGCTTCCTTTCACTCTTCTACAGAGGCAATGTGAACATCAAGAGGTACTTGTGCCATATTGTTGAGGTAATTTCTTCATCCATGGAAACACAACAGGTTTCTATTATGCTAGGAAAATCAACCAAGTTGCAGCAAGAACTTCTCAATCTTTTGGCTGAAACTTCTGAAGCTTCTGAAGCTGGAATCAAGGCCATTTCAGCACTATCTTGTTTGGAAACAACTAGAGAAAATTTGGTAAGAGAAGGTGCAGTTGAAAGGCTAATAGCATATATCCTGGAATCCGAAAAATATCAAAGGAAATTAGCCCCAACAGCAATAGCAACAATCGAAAGGCTCTTGGTGGTGGAAAGTGCCAAAGAAGTAGTCATCAGTAATCCTAGTTGTGTCAGAGCTCTAGTCAAGATGGTTTTCAGAGTATCAGATCATCAAGGAAGTGAGAGTGCTGTGAATTCATTATTAGCCTTGTGTTGTGATTCTAATCATGCCAGGGAAGAAGCAATCTCTGCAGGTGTCTTGACTCAGCTGCTTTTACTCCTTCAGAGCCAGTGTAGTGGGAGGACCAAGGCCAAGGCAAGAATGTTGCTCAAGTTGCTAAATTCCACTTGGGTTGAACAACCAAAAGAGGCTGCTAGCCCCTAG
- the LOC113701159 gene encoding U-box domain-containing protein 26-like isoform X2 yields MQKLDDLSMVPNHTLRHLIDQWLQEDSQFCLDYCEMINHVDCISVLKHRLDSEDSTLEEKLEIVEKVYILSEELPLQNTCLIQLDFFPLLLEKIFRKVNGSCSEDDLRFSERALACALKLLPFSDLTSLNMLKEEPVLDCFLSLFYRGNVNIKRYLCHIVEVISSSMETQQVSIMLGKSTKLQQELLNLLAETSEASEAGIKAISALSCLETTRENLVREGAVERLIAYILESEKYQRKLAPTAIATIERLLVVESAKEVVISNPSCVRALVKMVFRVSDHQGSESAVNSLLALCCDSNHAREEAISAGVLTQLLLLLQSQCSGRTKAKARMLLKLLNSTWVEQPKEAASP; encoded by the coding sequence ATGCAGAAGCTTGATGATCTTTCCATGGTTCCCAACCACACCCTTCGCCATCTGATAGATCAATGGCTTCAAGAGGATAGCCAATTTTGTCTTGATTACTGCGAAATGATCAATCACGTCGATTGCATTTCTGTACTCAAGCACAGACTTGATTCAGAGGATTCCACATTGGAAGAAAAGCTTGAAATAGTTGAAAAAGTTTACATATTATCTGAAGAGCTTCCTTTGCAGAATACTTGCTTGATCCAACTAGACTTCTTTCCCTTACTgctagaaaaaattttcagaaaggTCAATGGTTCTTGTTCTGAAGATGATTTGAGGTTTTCCGAACGAGCATTGGCTTGTGCCTTGAAGTTGTTACCATTTAGCGATCTCACATCATTAAACATGCTTAAAGAAGAACCAGTCCTTGACTGCTTCCTTTCACTCTTCTACAGAGGCAATGTGAACATCAAGAGGTACTTGTGCCATATTGTTGAGGTAATTTCTTCATCCATGGAAACACAACAGGTTTCTATTATGCTAGGAAAATCAACCAAGTTGCAGCAAGAACTTCTCAATCTTTTGGCTGAAACTTCTGAAGCTTCTGAAGCTGGAATCAAGGCCATTTCAGCACTATCTTGTTTGGAAACAACTAGAGAAAATTTGGTAAGAGAAGGTGCAGTTGAAAGGCTAATAGCATATATCCTGGAATCCGAAAAATATCAAAGGAAATTAGCCCCAACAGCAATAGCAACAATCGAAAGGCTCTTGGTGGTGGAAAGTGCCAAAGAAGTAGTCATCAGTAATCCTAGTTGTGTCAGAGCTCTAGTCAAGATGGTTTTCAGAGTATCAGATCATCAAGGAAGTGAGAGTGCTGTGAATTCATTATTAGCCTTGTGTTGTGATTCTAATCATGCCAGGGAAGAAGCAATCTCTGCAGGTGTCTTGACTCAGCTGCTTTTACTCCTTCAGAGCCAGTGTAGTGGGAGGACCAAGGCCAAGGCAAGAATGTTGCTCAAGTTGCTAAATTCCACTTGGGTTGAACAACCAAAAGAGGCTGCTAGCCCCTAG